The Nicotiana tabacum cultivar K326 chromosome 14, ASM71507v2, whole genome shotgun sequence genome contains a region encoding:
- the LOC107766202 gene encoding uncharacterized protein LOC107766202, producing MFSAEMHGKAANTGWVMRSNNPKVQWWFKILTMALLLRFLIVWSFYGVNVGNFQRDLVLLKVNNSSGKFSPTFKDFSFTNISLRLHSVNTHQNLNQDLARKNLAPKVEPQLINLTENQGNAPDFSLEMVTNVSHKELELVEVSRPRVHRWISAELEANYSSNLLTNWLAPGGEPCRESRTVDVKIPALDGRENVELSAGDIHEFVFHALDYSGKPHCLGGDYFETDLAGETWKSRPPLKDLGNGTYHFSLQVHPDFAGDYNLMVILLFRHYEGLTFSPERFAYDKVLRVIPVKFSKSSVELPEISQCKKSDLVRDVWSGRWTRHAKNNSCSISNDGRYRCQEPNFPCQKPWCDGPLGLLESNGWVYSTHCSFKMFSSEVAWNCLTGRWIFWWGDSNHCDTVRNILNFILDVNDKKDVPRRVDMNISNPRNPSKTVRFTNIYNGHPNETGKYRGLNSLTDADYRELLKGYFSGNVVPDTIIMNSGLHDGVYWPNIRHFIKGADYAASFWAEVFNGVRQRGLTPPEVIYRTTVTTGGYARRLAFNPNKMEAFNGVVLDKLRAYGLVDRVIDDFDMTYPWHYDNRCNDGVHYGRAPAKLKWRDGQIGHQYFVDLMLGHVLLNALCAG from the coding sequence ATGTTTTCTGCTGAGATGCATGGGAAAGCTGCAAATACTGGGTGGGTTATGAGGTCAAATAACCCCAAGGTTCAATGGTGGTTTAAGATACTGACAATGGCTCTTTTACTTAGATTCTTGATTGTATGGTCATTTTATGGTGTGAACGTGGGTAATTTTCAGAGAGATCTTGTTCTGTTGAAGGTGAATAATAGTTCAGGAAAGTTTAGTCCTACCTTTAAAGATTTCAGCTTTACCAATATTTCTCTCAGACTGCATTCTGTAAATACTCACCAGAATCTAAACCAAGATTTAGCCCGAAAGAATCTGGCTCCTAAAGTCGAACCTCAACTGATTAATTTGACTGAGAATCAAGGTAATGCCCCTGATTTCAGTCTTGAAATGGTGACAAATGTGTCACATAAGGAACTAGAATTGGTAGAGGTTTCAAGGCCGAGAGTTCATAGGTGGATTTCTGCTGAATTAGAGGCAAACTATTCATCAAATCTTCTTACTAATTGGTTGGCTCCTGGAGGTGAGCCATGTAGGGAATCAAGAACAGTGGATGTAAAGATTCCAGCTTTGGATGGTCGCGAAAACGTTGAATTGTCAGCAGGGGATATTCATGAGTTTGTTTTCCATGCATTGGATTATTCTGGGAAACCCCATTGTTTGGGTGGTGATTATTTTGAGACTGATCTTGCTGGTGAAACATGGAAGTCTAGGCCTCCCCTTAAAGATTTAGGCAATGGTACTTACCACTTTTCCCTGCAAGTCCATCCTGATTTTGCTGGGGATTACAATCTTATGGTTATTCTACTATTTCGACATTATGAAGGCTTGACGTTTTCGCCTGAAAGATTTGCATATGACAAGGTTCTCCGCGTAATCCCAGTCAAGTTCTCCAAATCCTCTGTTGAATTACCTGAAATATCTCAATGCAAGAAGTCAGATCTTGTTAGAGATGTGTGGTCTGGTCGATGGACTCGTCATGCTAAGAATAATAGCTGCTCAATTAGCAATGACGGGCGATACAGATGTCAAGAACCAAATTTCCCATGCCAAAAACCATGGTGTGATGGACCATTGGGGTTGTTGGAGAGCAATGGTTGGGTATATTCAACACATTGTTCATTCAAGATGTTCTCAAGTGAAGTAGCCTGGAATTGTTTGACTGGTCGCTGGATTTTCTGGTGGGGCGATTCAAATCACTGTGACACAGTGAGAAACATCCTTAATTTCATTTTAGATGTGAATGATAAGAAGGATGTCCCAAGAAGAGTTGATATGAACATTAGCAACCCGAGGAATCCATCAAAAACTGTTCGATTTACTAACATTTACAATGGACATCCTAACGAGACAGGCAAGTATCGAGGCTTGAATTCGTTGACAGATGCTGACTATAGAGAACTTTTGAAAGGGTACTTTTCTGGAAATGTTGTTCCAGACACTATAATCATGAATTCGGGCTTACATGATGGAGTGTATTGGCCAAATATTAGGCATTTCATTAAAGGCGCCGACTATGCTGCATCATTCTGGGCTGAGGTATTTAATGGGGTAAGGCAGAGAGGGTTGACGCCACCAGAGGTCATATATAGGACCACGGTTACCACTGGCGGATATGCTAGAAGATTGGCATTCAATCCAAATAAAATGGAGGCGTTCAATGGGGTAGTCCTGGATAAGTTGAGGGCATATGGTCTAGTTGATCGTGTCATTGATGATTTTGACATGACTTATCCGTGGCATTACGATAACCGATGCAATGACGGGGTGCATTATGGCCGTGCTCCTGCCAAGCTGAAGTGGAGGGATGGCCAGATTGGACACCAGTACTTTGTGGACCTTATGCTTGGTCATGTACTGCTTAATGCATTATGTGCAGGATAA
- the LOC107766197 gene encoding UPF0613 protein PB24D3.06c isoform X2, with product MEEEEEMSSLLVAFKTGDYKQQVIFIGGLTDGFLATDYLEPLAIALDKEKWSLVQFLLSSSYSGYGTSSLRQDATELDRLISYLINKEDSEGVVLLGHSTGCQDIVYYMRTNAACSRAVRAAILQAPVSDREYKATLPDTASMIDLASNMISEGRESELMPREANPDAPITAFRYHSLCAYNGEDDLFSSDFSDDQLKQRLGHMSNTPCQVIFSMGDEYVPDYVDKKALVDRLCRAMGGAEKVEIEHGNHSLSNRVAEAVEAIMSFVKREGPSGWDDPWN from the exons atggaagaagaagaagaaatgtcTTCGCTTTTG GTTGCTTTTAAAACGGGTGATTATAAACAACAGGTCATTTTCATAGGTGGACTAACGGATGGATTTTTAGCTACTGA TTACTTGGAGCCTCTGGCTATTGCTTTGGATAAAGAAAAATGGTCATTGGTTCAGTTTCTACTTTCATCATCTTATAGTGGATATGGAACGTCAAGCTTGAGACAA GACGCAACGGAGCTTGATCGGTTGATAAGTTACTTGATAAACAAGGAAGATTCTGAAGGTGTGGTACTACTTGGGCACAGCACTGGCTGTCAG GATATAGTGTATTACATGCGCACAAATGCTGCATGCTCCAGAGCAGTACGTGCAGCCATATTGCAG GCTCCAGTTAGCGATCGAGAATACAAAGCCACTCTTCCTGATACTGCTTCTATGATTGATTTGGCCTCAAACATGATAAGTGAAGGCCGTGAATCAGAGTTAATGCCAAGGGAGGCAAATCCAGATGCCCCAATTACTGCCTTTAG ATATCACTCACTTTGCGCATACAATGGCGAGGACGACTTGTTCAGTTCTGACTTTAGTGATGACCAGCTGAAGCAAAGACTTGGGCACATGTCTAACACTCCTTGTCAG GTTATATTTTCCATGGGTGACGAGTACGTTCCAGATTATGTTGATAAGAAAGCGTTGGTTGATAG ATTGTGTAGAGCAATGGGTGGTGCTGAAAAAGTTGAAATTGAACATGGGAACCATTCTCTATCTAACAGAGTTGCTGAAGCTGTTGAAGCCATAATGAGCTTCGTCAAGCGAGAAGGTCCGAGCGGGTGGGATGATCCATGGAACTAA
- the LOC107766197 gene encoding UPF0613 protein PB24D3.06c isoform X1, translating into MDLSTSASFSSSSSSSWFSGIVRGRSASVKMSNKNPAAAAGGADSVSGAGPITGKKQFRGVMFKYGPKAIQVAFKTGDYKQQVIFIGGLTDGFLATDYLEPLAIALDKEKWSLVQFLLSSSYSGYGTSSLRQDATELDRLISYLINKEDSEGVVLLGHSTGCQDIVYYMRTNAACSRAVRAAILQAPVSDREYKATLPDTASMIDLASNMISEGRESELMPREANPDAPITAFRYHSLCAYNGEDDLFSSDFSDDQLKQRLGHMSNTPCQVIFSMGDEYVPDYVDKKALVDRLCRAMGGAEKVEIEHGNHSLSNRVAEAVEAIMSFVKREGPSGWDDPWN; encoded by the exons ATGGATCTGTCAACTTCTGcttctttttcatcttcttcatcgtcTTCTTGGTTTTCCGGCATAGTTCGTGGCCGTTCCGCTAGTGTCAAGATGTCTAATAAAAATCCGGCCGCCGCAGCCGGCGGTGCTGACAGTGTCTCCGGTGCTGGTCCTATTACTGGGAAAAAGCAGTTCCGCGGTGTAATGTTTAAGTATGGTCCTAAGGCAATTCAG GTTGCTTTTAAAACGGGTGATTATAAACAACAGGTCATTTTCATAGGTGGACTAACGGATGGATTTTTAGCTACTGA TTACTTGGAGCCTCTGGCTATTGCTTTGGATAAAGAAAAATGGTCATTGGTTCAGTTTCTACTTTCATCATCTTATAGTGGATATGGAACGTCAAGCTTGAGACAA GACGCAACGGAGCTTGATCGGTTGATAAGTTACTTGATAAACAAGGAAGATTCTGAAGGTGTGGTACTACTTGGGCACAGCACTGGCTGTCAG GATATAGTGTATTACATGCGCACAAATGCTGCATGCTCCAGAGCAGTACGTGCAGCCATATTGCAG GCTCCAGTTAGCGATCGAGAATACAAAGCCACTCTTCCTGATACTGCTTCTATGATTGATTTGGCCTCAAACATGATAAGTGAAGGCCGTGAATCAGAGTTAATGCCAAGGGAGGCAAATCCAGATGCCCCAATTACTGCCTTTAG ATATCACTCACTTTGCGCATACAATGGCGAGGACGACTTGTTCAGTTCTGACTTTAGTGATGACCAGCTGAAGCAAAGACTTGGGCACATGTCTAACACTCCTTGTCAG GTTATATTTTCCATGGGTGACGAGTACGTTCCAGATTATGTTGATAAGAAAGCGTTGGTTGATAG ATTGTGTAGAGCAATGGGTGGTGCTGAAAAAGTTGAAATTGAACATGGGAACCATTCTCTATCTAACAGAGTTGCTGAAGCTGTTGAAGCCATAATGAGCTTCGTCAAGCGAGAAGGTCCGAGCGGGTGGGATGATCCATGGAACTAA